Within Streptomyces sp. SS1-1, the genomic segment GTCCGGCAGCCCGGCGTCCTTCAGGGCGGCGGCGACGGTCTCCCGGCCGGGGCCCTCGCCCTTGTTGTGGATGCGGGTGCCGAGCGCGGTGTAGAAGTCCCCGAGAACGTCGGCGCCGTGCTCCTCCTGGGCGGCGATGACGACACGGACGGGACCCCACGCCTTGGTGGCGAGCATGTCGCGGTACTCCTCGGGCAGCTCGTCGAGCTTGTCCTCGTTGAGCACCGCGAGGCTCATCACGTGCCAGCGCACCTCGATGTCACGGACCTTCTCCACCTCCAGGACCCAGCGGGAGGTCATCCAGGCCCAGGGGCACAGCGGGTCGAACCAGAAGTCGACGGGGGTCTTGTCCGACATGTCTCTCCTCAAGCGGAAACGTTTCCCACGGGAACAACCCCGGTCCGCCCGCCCATTCCCGGCTGCCCCGTGTCAGGGGCGCATGGCAGGATCGGTCCTGTTCAGCCGGAGCCGGAGCCGTCCGCGGTCCGGCCGTATCCACGACACAAGGGAGTGCCACGCGTGCCCGGTGAGAATCTGTCCCGCGACGAGGCCCGGGAGCGGGCCGCCCTGCTGGCCGTCGACGGGTACGAGGTGTCCCTCGACGTGCGGTCCGCCCTCGGCGAGGGGCCCGGGGACGGTGAGCCGCGCACCTTCCGCTCGGTCACCACGATCCGCTTCCGCTGCGCCGAGCCCGGCGCGTCGAGCTTCGCGGACCTGATCGCGCCGAGTGTGACGTCCGTCTCCCTCAACGGGCGGGACCTGGACCCGAGCGAGGTCTTCGACGGCTCGCGGATCGCCCTGGAGGACCTGGCCGCCGAGAACGAGCTGGTCGTCGACGCCCAGTGCGCGTACTCCCGCACCGGCGAGGGCCTGCACCGCTTCGTCGACCCGGAGGACGGCGAGGTCTACCTCTACACGCAGTACGAGCCGGCCGACTCGCGCCGCGTCTTCGCCAACTTCGAGCAGCCGGACCTCAAGGCCCCGTTCCGGTTCGAGGTGCGGGCGCCCGAGCAGTGGACGGTATGGAGCAACGGCGCGGGTGAACTCACGGACGGCGTCTGGCGGTTCGCGGAGACCAAGCCGATCTCGACGTACATCACCTGTGTCGTGGCGGGCCCGTACCACTATGTGACGGACTCCTACACGCGGGAGCTCCCCGACGGCGGCCGGCTGGAGATCCCGCTGGGCGCCATGTGCCGCAAGGGTCTCGCCCCGCACTTCGACGCCGACGACGTCTTCCTCATCACCAAGCAGGGGCTGGACTTCTTCCACGACCACTTCGACTACCCGTACCCCTTCGGGAAGTACGACCAGGCGTTCGTGCCCGAGTACAACCTGGGCGCGATGGAGAACCCGGGCCTGGTGACGTTCCGGGAGGAGTACATCTTCCGCGGGAAGGTGACGCGGGCGTCGTACGAGGGACGCGCCAACACGATCCTGCACGAGATGGCGCACATGTGGTTCGGCGATCTCGTCACCATGGAGTGGTGGGACGACCTGTGGCTGAAGGAGTCCTTCGCGGACTTCATGGGCGCGTTCGCCAACGTCGGCGCGACCCGCTTCAAGGACGCCTGGATCACCTTCGCCAACCGCCGCAAGGCGTGGGCGTACCGCGCGGACCAGCTGCCCTCCACGCACCCGATCACGGCCGACATCCGTGACCTGGAGGACGCCAAGCTCAACTTCGACGGCATCACGTACGCCAAGGGCGCGAGCGTGCTCAAGCAGCTCGTGGCGTACGTCGGCCAGGACGCCTTCCTGGAGGGCGCCCGCCGCTACTTCAAGCGGCACGCGTACGGCAACACGCGGCTCGGCGACCTGCTGGCGGTGCTGGAGGAGACCAGCGGCCGGGACATGGGCGCCTGGGCGCGCTCCTGGCTCCAGACGGCGGGCGTGAACGCGCTCACCCCGCAGGTGCTGCTGGACGCCGACGGCCGCGTCGACGAGCTGGCGGTCGTGCAGGAGGCGGCCGAGTCGCACCCCGAGCTGCGTCCGCACCGCGTGGCGGTGGGCCTGTACCGGCGGGGCGCGGACGGGGCGCTGGAGCGCTACGCGCGCGCCGAGACGGACGTCGACGGGCCGCGGACGGTCGTGGCCGAGCTGGCCGGGGCCGAGGCGCCGGACCTGGTGCTGGTCAACGACGACGACCTGACGTACTGCAAGACCCGGTTCGACGAGACGTCGCTCGCGACCCTGCGGGAGGCGCTGGGCGAGCTGACCGACCCGCTGGCGCGTGCCCTGTGCTGGTCGGCGCTGTGGAACATGACGCGGGACGGGCTGCTGCCGGCCCGGGAGTTCATCGGCCTGGTGCTGCGGTTCGGCGGCCGTGAGTCGGACATCGGCGTGCTGCAGATGCTGCACGCGTGGGCCGACTCGGCGCTGACGCACTACGCGGCGCCCGAATGGCGTGAGCAGGGTGCGCGGCTGCTGACCGAGGGCGCGTCGCAGCAGTTGCACGCGGCCGGCCCGGGCAGCGAGCAGCAGCTGGCGTGGGCGCGGTTCTTCGCCCGGGTCACCGACGAGCAGGGGCTGGAGCTGCTGTCGGGTCTACTGGACGGCAAGCGGTCCGTCGAGGGGCTCGTGGTGGACCAGGAGCTGCGCTGGGCGTTCCTGGAGCCGCTGGCCGCGCACGGCGTGGTCGGCGAGTCGGAGCTGGCGGACGAACTGGCCCGCGACGACACGGCGTCGGGCAAGCGCCACCAGGTGCGCTGTCTGGCCGCGCGGCCCTCGGAGGCGGTGAAGGCGCAGGCGTGGGCGCAGGTCGTGGAGTCGGACGCGCTGTCCAACGCGCTGGTCGAGGCCACCATCGGCGGGTTCGCACAGGGGTCGCAGCGGGAGCTGATCGCGCCGTACACGGAGAAGTACTTCGCGGCGATCGCGCGGGTGTGGCGGGAGCGGTCCATCCAGATCGGCATGGACGTGGTCCGGGGCCTGTTCCCGGCGCTCCAGCAGTCGCCGGCCACGCTGGACGCGACGGACGCGTGGCTCACGGCCCACGAGGACGCGGCGCCGGCGCTGCGGCGGCTGGTGCTGGAGTCGCGGGACGATCTGGCGCGGGCGCTGCGGGCGCAGGCGTGCGACGCGACGGCGTCAACCGACTGACACCTTTGGCCAACGATCACGGCGGTCCGTGACCGTTACGGAATTCAGGCAATAGCAGCCGTAACCCCTGGTCCCACCCGAACGGACCAGGGGTTTTCCGCGCCTAGTCGGCATCCGAACACCCGTCCTTTAGTGCGGTGTTGTCCGCATTTGTCGACGGACGTGTAACAGCGGTTAAAGCGCTCATCGGACGCGGAAGCCTCCGGGTCATGAACCACAACACCCCGCTCTCCCCCCTCTCCCCCCGCCCCCTGCACCACCTCTCCGAGGTCCACCGCCGGGTCATGACGGCCGCCCGCCTCAAGGCCCACGGGGTCTCCGCCGCCGAGACGAACGAGCAGTGCCGGCCCGGCGGCCCCTGGCAGCAGCTCCTGCCCGGCGTGTACCTGCTCCACCCCGGGCCGCCCACCAGCGAGGAGCGGCTGCACGCGGTGCTGATGTACGCCGCCCGGGAGCGGACGGCCGGGGTGCCCGCCCAGCCCAGCGGCGGCGAGGCGCCCGCCGCGCCCGCCTACGCCGAGGCGATGATCACCGGGCTCGCCGCCCTGACCCTGCACGGCTTCTCGGCCACCCCGCCGCTCACCGCGCTGGACACCGTCGACGTCCTGGTGCCGCGGATGCGCCGGCTGCGCTCCACGGGCTGCGCGCGTGTCCTGCGCACGGCCGCCCTGCCCGTCCCGGAGCAGGTGACCGGGCTGCCGGTGGCGCCGGTGCCGCGCGCGCTGGCCGACGCGGTGGCGGAGCTGAAGGACGCCCGCGCGGTCCGCCGGCTGCTCACCGAGGCCGTGCGCGGCGGCCACTGCGAACCGGCGGCCGTCGTACGGGAGCTGACGCAGGCCAAGCTGCTGAACCGCCCGCACGTGGTGGACGCGGTGGACTCCCTGCTCGCCGAGGGCCGGGCCCGCGCGGAGGACCTGCTCTACACGATGGTCCGCGAACACGGCCTGCCGGACCCGGTGTGGAACGTGGACCTGCGGCTGCCCGGCGGCCCCCACCTCGGCGGCCTGGACGCCTTCTGGCCGGAGCACTCGGTGGCGGTCGAACTGGACACCCGCGCGCCCCGCCAGGGCGACGACGACGGTCAGTGGTCCGAGTACGCCCGCAAGCGCGAGACGCTGGAGCGGCTCGGCATCACGGTCGTCCACATCACCCCGAAGAAGCTGCGGCACGCGATGGAGCAGCAGGCCGCGGTGGTCCGCACGGCCCTGATGGCGGCGGTCGACCGCGACCCGGCCGCGTACGTCGTGGTGCTGCCCCGCTAGTGGAGGCGCCCGATTGCTGTCGCCCCGGTGGCCGTCGCCCCGGTGGCCTCGCCGCAGAACTCGGCCTCGACGACCCCCTCGGTGCCGCCCGCCCAGTCGCCGTTGAGGTTGAGGGCGACGGCGTGCCGGCCGTCCCGGGTGACGGCCACGTCGGAGACCGAGCCGTGGATGCCGCCGCCGTGGCCCCAGACCGTGACCCCGCAGGACAGCTCGACGCGCATCAGGCCCAGCCCGTACCGGATGTTCGCGAAGGCGGGCACGGTCGTGGTCATCTCGTTCAGCTGCTCGCGCGGAAGGAGCCGGCCGCGCAGCAGGGCGGTGTAGAAGCGGTCGAGGTCCTTCGAGTCGGAGATCATCTCCCCCGCCGCGTACGCGATCGAGGGGTTGAGCTCGGTGACGTCGTACGTCGGCCCGGTCGCCGTCTCGGCCAGCTTGCCGTAGGCGCGGCTGCTGGGGCGCGGCACGGTCACGCGGGTGCCGGGCACGGAGGTCGCCGTCAGCCGCAGCGGCCGGATGATCCGCCGCTCGACCTCGGTGCCGTACGGGTGCCCGGTGACCTTCTCGATCACGAGGCCGGCGAGCACGTAGTTGGTGTTGGAGTAGCTCCACCCCGCGCCGGGCGCGAACTCCGGCTCGTGCCGCATGGCGACGGCGACCAGGTCCCGGGGCTTCTTCGTGTCGTAGCGGTGCGCGAAGAAGCCGTCCTTCATGAAGTGGTCGCGGACGAAGCCGTCGTCCGTCGTGTAGTCGTGGACGCCGCTGGTGTGGTTGAGGAGCTGCCGCAAAGTGATGCGGCGCCCGTCGTGGCCGTTGCCCCGCACGAGACCCGGCAGCCACTTCTCCACCCTGTCGTCCAGTGACAGCCGCCCCTCGGCTTCCAGTTGGAGCAGCACGGTCGCGACGAACGTCTTCGTGATGCTGCCGACCCGGTACCGGTCGTCGGCCGACCGCGGCTTCCCCGTCCCGATCCGGCCGACGCCCGGCGTCGCGGACCAGGTGCCCCGGCCGTCCCTGGCGGTCACGGTCACGCCCGGCACGCCCGCCTCGACGACGGCCTCGGCGGCAGCGCGCGTGGCGGCGTGCTCGTGCCCGGTCCCGGCCGGGGCCGCCACCGCCGGCGCCACCAGGGCCGCCGACAGTGCCACCGCCGTGGCCGCCACGAGGGCCGTGCGAGTCGTCCGTACGTCCATGTCTCCCCCTTCGTCGCGCTCACGTCGAGCGCGGTCGGGAGGAGGGACCGGGTGCGTGCGGCGGGAGTTGAGCGGGGGCCGGGGGTTGAGCGTGTTTCGGTCGCTCAGTCCTCGGCCGGCTCCTCGTCCGCCGCGTCGTGGTGGACGTGGATGTCGCCGTTGGCGGCGGCGTAGAGGGTGCCGTCGTCCCGTGCCGTGTTGGTCTGGGTGGGCTCGGCGGGCCGGGTGACCTTGACGCGATTGTTGTCCCCGGCGACGACGGGGCCGGACGCGTTGTGCCCGATGTGGATCTCGTTGTGGCTGGGGGGTGTGTTCGACATGGGGGCTCCGGGTTCGGGGGGGGTGGGGGGCTAGGAGGCGCGGGTCAGGGTGAAGGACTGGCAGGTGGTGCATCGCGCCGACCGGTCCACCACGGACACCACCTCCTGGGTGACCTGGGCCGTGTCCCCGTCCTCGTCGAGGGTGATCGTCGTGCGGATCTGGCCCAGGACGAGGTCGCACGGTTCGCGGGCGTATCCCGGGGCCGTGGCGCTGTAGGTGTCGCCGCTGCCGGTGAACTCCGTCAAGGTCGGGTTACCGCAACCGTCCTCGTCGGCCATCGTGTAGGTCCCGAATCCCGCGTCCGTGAACACGTACGTATCCCCGTCGCTGCCGTTCCACGTACCCGCCAGGCCGGTCGGCTCCGGCTCGGGCTCCGGCTCCGGCTCGTCGGTGGTCGCGTCCACGAGATCCGTCGGGGCGGCGAATTCCACGGTCGGCGTGGGGATGCTGACGGCGGGGGTGTCGGACGCGGACTCCGACGAGCTCCGGTTCTGCTGGACGGCGACGGCTCCGATGACGACGGCGGCGATGACCGCGGCGACCTTGAGGGCCACCGCGGCTCCGGCTCCGCCGGCCCCTGCGGACGAGGCGACGGCCCCGCTCGCTTCCCCGATCCCGGTCGGCGGGGTACCCGTCATGGACGACGCCCCCGTTCCCGGGTCGACCGGCATACCGCCTGCGGACGTGCCGGGGTCCGACGGCACCATCGGCGTGTCGGGCGCGGTGGAGCCGGGGTCGGGGGGCATGGAGGCGCCGGTCTCCGGCGTAGGAGCCGGGTCCGGGGACGGTGTGCCGGGAGCGGTGCCGACGGCCGGGTCCTGGAGGGACCCCGCGTCCGGGCCCGACGAGCCGAGATCCGAACCGCCGTCCGCGGGAGAGTCCGTGACTCCCTCCCCCGGCCCCTCGGACGGCCCGCCGTCGGGCGGCCCGCCCCCGGAGGGACCCGCGTCCTGCGGAACGTACTGCTGGGCGTTCGCCGCCGCGTCCGCCGCCTGGGTGTCGCCCAGTTGGTGCCACAGGACGCCCGCCTCCGCGAGGAGGACGCCGGCCAGGACCCGGTTGCCGGTGAGGACGGCACGGATGCCGCGCTCGTGGGTGAAGTAGGCCTCGGCACGGCGGTCCCCCGCCCGCTGGGCCGCCGGCAGCCCCTGGTCGAGCAGCCGTCCCCAGACGCCGAAGCGCAGGGACCGGGCGAGGGCGGGCGAGGCCGCGCGGACGACCCGGACCACGAGGTCCGCCCGCCCCGACTCCTCGGCCAGCTCCGCCAGCACCTCCAGCGCCCGGGCGTGCCCGGCGACCCGGGCCGCCGGGGTCTCCGGGCGGGCGGCCCAGTCGGCGAAGTACGCGCAGAGCCGTTCGAGCGAGTACGGCCGCAGGCCCGGGCGTTCCCGCAGGGCCGCGACGACGCCGTCCGCCACGCGGTACCCCAGCTGCGTCTCCTCGGTCAGCCCGAGTCCGGCGAGGCCCGCGCAGAGCGCGGCGGCGTCCGGCGTCCCGCTGAGGGCGCCGATGTGCTCCGGGTCCAGTTCGGCGTCGCGGAAGGTCCCCAGCAGGTGCAGGGCGCGCAGCGACGGCTCGTCGAGCCGGTCGAACAGCGGGTGGAGGAGTTCCCGCACCGCTCCGGGCCGGGGCAGTCCCGCCGCGCCCGTGGGGTCCAGCCGGGCGACGGCGGCCGCGCGCAGGAGCAGCAGCGGGGTGCCGGAGGCGGCCTCCCACAGGGCGGCGACGACGTCCGGGTCGCCGGGACGGCCGAGTTCGCGGGCCAGCAGCGCGGCGGCGGCGTCCCGGGTGAGGCCCTCGACGCGGTGCGCCCTGCCGTCGGCGCCCTGCAGCGTGCCCTCGCGCCCGGCGAAGACGAAGAGCGCGTCCGGGGCCGCGTCCATGACGGTGCGCAGCTGGTCGGCGGTGTAGTCGGCGTTGTCGATGTAGACGGTCGCCTCGACGCCCTCCATCAGCTGGGGCAGTTCGGCCCGGGAGGGGGCGTAGCCGCCGGTGCTGTGGCACGCCTCGAAGATGTCCTGGGCCAGGTCCTCGGGTTCGCGGCGCGCGGCGTCGAGGAACACCACCCCGTCGCCGCCGGCGTCCAGGGTGCGGGCCGCGTGCCGCAGCAGCGCGGACTTGCCGACGCCGGGCGGCCCCCACAGCTGGACGGAGTCGCCGCCGCGCAGCGCGGCCGCGATCGCGGCGAGGTCGGCGTCCCGGCCGAGGGGCGTGCCCTGCCGGCGTGGGAGGAGCCGGATGCGGTCGCGGCGTCTGGGGCGGGGCCGCCGGCCGTCCATGAGGACGGTCACCGTGGAGCCGTGCTGTGCGTCGACGACCACGTTGTAGTTCCCGGCGATCACCGGTCCCGTGGCGTCCCCGTCGATGTCGACGCGGTTCCCGGCCTGTGTCTCGTCGTCGCCCGTGCCGGCCATGCCCACCCCGTGGTCTCGTGATCGTGTCCCGTCCGTGCGGGCGTCACGCTAACCAGCGCGGCCTATGGACTCACCGTCCAATTACGGTTTTGCGGAGGGCCCCTCCATCTTCACCACGTGCCGCACACATGCGGATTCAACTCACCTGTCTCAGCGGCGAGTTGTTTACTCGTCCGGGTAGGCGAAGGCGATCAGACGTGCGAAGGAGTCGACCCGGATCGAACGGTAGCCCGTGCTGAGGACGCCGTCGTGCCGGAGCCGGCGCAGCGCCTTCTGCGCGCTCGGCTCGGACGCGCCGGCCAGCGTGGCGAGTTCGGGCTGGGTGAGGGGAAAGCGCAGCACGACGCTGTCGCCGTCCCGTTCCCCGTACGTCACGGCGAGGTGGTGCAGGACCCGGGCCAGCCGGGTGGCCGCGTCGCAGCCGACGAAGTTGACGCGATGCGTGTTGGCGGCGCGCAGCTTGGCCACCACGGACTGGTTGACGGCGTGCGCGATGGCGGGCCGCTCCCGCATGCAGCGCAGGAAGTCCGCCCGTGAGACGGTCCGTGTGCGCACGGGCCCGCACGTGGTCACCGTGGCCGAGCGGGGTCCGCCGTCCAGCGCCGCGAGTTCGCCGAGCAGGTCGCCGCGCATGCGCACGGCCAGCAGGGCGGCCCGGTCGTCGTCGGCGTGCCCGGTGACCTTGACCAGGCCGTCGAGCAGGATCAGCACATGGTCGGTGCGCTCCGCCTCCCGCATGAGCACCCGGTCGGCGGGGTGCGTCACCGGCACTCCCAGGCCGAGCAGATGGGCGCGGTCGGCGGGGCCGAGCCGGCCCACCGGGCTGGTCGCCGGCCAGTCTCCGTCGCCGGGCCGCCGGTGCCCCTGCTCCCCGTGGCGCGCGCCTCTGCTCCCCATGGCCCACCTCTCCCCGTCCCGGCCGCCTCGACCGGTCCAGTGTGCTGCGGCGGGCCCGGCCGTGTGGGCCGTCCGCCCCCGGTACGCACACGGTCCCCACCGAACCCTGTATTCCTACGCGTTGTCGGCGCGGCCCAGCGGGCACAGTGGTGCGGGGGAGCCGCGGCGCGGAGCCCTCATCGCGTTCCGCGCCGTGCCGCCCCACCGTCGTACGCGAGGAAAGGCCGTATGGAGACACCGTGGGAGTACCGGGCCGTCCTGGCCGTCGACATCGAGAAGTCGTCCGGCCGGGGGAACACGGCGCTGATGGAGAACCGCCGGACGCTGCGGCGGTTGCTGGAGACGGCGTTCGAACGCGGTGGTGTCGACTGGCAGGCGTGCGCCCGGCACGATCTGGGCGACGGACTGCGGGTGACGGCACCCGCCGGTACCCGCAAGGCCGCTCTGGTGCATCCGCTCGTGGACGAGCTGGCGGGCCTGCTGCGCGCCCACAACGCCGAGGACCGGGACGCGGCGACGCGGTTGCGGGTCCGGATGGCGCTGCACGCCGGGGAGGTCGGGCTCACGGCGGACGGCGACGTCGTCGGAGCGCCGCTGGAGACGCTGGCCCGGCTGCTCGACGCCCCACCGCTGCGCGCCGCGCTGGAGCGGGCCCCGCGGACCGTGCCGGTCGCGCTGCTGATGTCCCGGCACTTCTACGACGACACCGTCCGGCACGGCTACGAGGGCATCGATCCGGACACCTTCCACGAGGTGGGCTTCACGGTGAAGGAGCTCACCGCGGACGCCTGGCTGCACACGCCGGGGTGGACGCCCCCGCGGAAGCCGGGGAGGACGGGCCGGGGGAAGAGCGGCCGGAAGGCCCGCGACCGCGACCGTGCCGTGCCGGGTCCCACCACCATGAACAACAGGGCGTCGGGCAACGGCGTCGTCAACGCCGCGCAGAACGGCGACCTGCACGTCCGTATCACCCGGCACGCGTGAAGGAGACGCCGTGGGCGACGAGTTGACCCTGCTGGCCCAGGCCGGTGCCGCCGCGCTGGTCACGGCGATGGCCACCGACACCTGGCAGGAGACCCGGGACGCCGTCGCCGGGCTGTTCCGCCGGGGCCGCCGTGCCGCGGTGGCCACCCGGCTCGACGGCGGCGCGGAGCTGGTGCGCGACGCCCCCGCCCCCGACGAGACGCGCCGGGCACTGTACGGCTACTGGGCGCAGGAACTGGCGGCGCTGCTGCGGCAGGACCCGTCGTGCCGCGCCGCCCTCGTCCGCCTCGTCGGGGACGCCCCGGCCGACGGACCCGGGGAGCGCTCGTGGCGGCAGACGAACACCGCCCGGGACCGGGGCGCCGTGTACGCCGTCCAGCACGGGGACCTGCACGTCGGGCGGCCAGTGGAGCGGCCTTCCGAGGACTGACGACGGGGGTTCTGGGGGCGGCCGGCGGGCCCGGCGGAGACGTGCCGGGGCCCCTCGCGCGGCTTGCCCCCTTTAACCGCTGATCACCCGCAAAGTCATAGGGGGTTTTCCCCATCAGTCCATTTCGATTCGGTCAACTCTTCCCTATCGCCCTTCCCTTGCATAAGGCTGTGCGATCGTCCGGGATCACATTCCGGGCGCCCGATGCTCCTTTACCTCCAAGGGATGCCGATGATCAACAGCCCCCAGCGCGAACCGAAGCCGGGCGCGAGACGCGCGGTGCGCATAGCCGTGGCCGCCGGCCTGGTCGCCGCGCTCTCCGCGGCAGGGCCGATACCCCTCGCCGTCGCGGCCGACACCGCTCCCGCGACGGCGGACCCCAGTGTGAAGTCCGCGCACGACAAGCTCGGTTCGGACGACGCCGACCGCCTGGCCGAGGCCAAGGCGAACGGCGAGAAGTACGTCACCATGATGGTCGCGACCGCGCCCGGCCAGACCGAGAAGGTCGCCGAGCAGCTGGACGCGGTCGGCTCGGTGGGCCAGAGCTACGACAAGCTCGGCTACGTCCGCGCGACGGTCCCCACCCGCAAGGCCGACGCGGCGATCGCCGCCGCGACGAAGCTCTCCTCCGTGCACGGCATCGACCTGCGCCAGGAGATCCCGCTGGACGACCCGGCCGTCTCGACGAAGAAGTCGACGGCCTCGGCGGCCAAGTACCCCGGCCCCGGCAAGAAGACCCCCGCGGAGAACCCGTACAACCCGTCCTTCGAGACGGGCGCCGTCGACTTCGTGAAGAAGAACCCGAAGGCGGACGGCCGCGGCATCACCATCGGCATCCTGGACTCCGGCATCGACCTGGGTCACCCCGCGCTGCAGAAGACCACCACCGGCGAGCGCAAGATCGTCGACTGGGTCACCGCGACCGACCCGATCGTCGACGGCGACCGCACCTGGCGCCCGATGACGACCTCGGTCTCCGGGCCCTCCTTCACCTACGGCGGCAAGACCTGGAAGGCGCCCGCCGGTTCGTACCAGGTGAGCACCTTCGCGGAGTCGTACACCGTCGGCGGCGACGCCGCGGGCGACGCCAACCGCGACGGCGACACGACCGACACGTGGGGCGTCCTGTACGACCCCGCGAAGGGCACGGTCCGCGTCGACCTCAACAACAACGGCGACTTCGGTGACGACACCCCGATGAAGCCGTACAAGGACGGCTACCAGATCGGGTACTTCGGCACCGACAACCCGTCCACGGACGTGGTGGAGCGCCAGCCGTTCGTCGTGCAGATCCGCAAGGACGTGCCGATGGACCCGTACGGCGGCGACTGGGTCGGCAAGAAGGTCGACTTCGTCAACATCGGCGTCATCGAGTCGGAGCACGGCACGCACGTCGCCGGCATCACCGCCGCGAACGGCCTGTTCGGCGGCAAGATGAACGGCGCGGCGCCCGGCGCCAAGCTGGTCGCCTCGCGCGCCTGCACCTGGTCCGGCGGCTGCACCAACGTGGCGCTGACCGAGGGCATGATCGACCTCGTCGTCAACCGCGGCGTGGACATCGTCAACATGTCCATCGGCGGCCTCCCGGCGCTGAACGACGGCAACAACGCGCGCGCCGAGCTCTACACGCGCCTCATCGACACCTACGGCGTGCAGCTGGTGATCTCCGCGGGCAACTCCGGCCCCGGCGCGAACACCATCGGCGACCCGGGCCTGGCCGACAAGGTCATCT encodes:
- a CDS encoding DsbA family protein, yielding MSDKTPVDFWFDPLCPWAWMTSRWVLEVEKVRDIEVRWHVMSLAVLNEDKLDELPEEYRDMLATKAWGPVRVVIAAQEEHGADVLGDFYTALGTRIHNKGEGPGRETVAAALKDAGLPDSLMEHWDDTPYEPQLRASHKEGIDKVGQEVGTPVIAVPGDDGEQIAFFGPVVTPAPKGEDAARLWDGTLAVASVPGFYEIKRTRTKGPDFSNLS
- a CDS encoding Crp/Fnr family transcriptional regulator; translated protein: MGSRGARHGEQGHRRPGDGDWPATSPVGRLGPADRAHLLGLGVPVTHPADRVLMREAERTDHVLILLDGLVKVTGHADDDRAALLAVRMRGDLLGELAALDGGPRSATVTTCGPVRTRTVSRADFLRCMRERPAIAHAVNQSVVAKLRAANTHRVNFVGCDAATRLARVLHHLAVTYGERDGDSVVLRFPLTQPELATLAGASEPSAQKALRRLRHDGVLSTGYRSIRVDSFARLIAFAYPDE
- a CDS encoding serine hydrolase domain-containing protein, which encodes MDVRTTRTALVAATAVALSAALVAPAVAAPAGTGHEHAATRAAAEAVVEAGVPGVTVTARDGRGTWSATPGVGRIGTGKPRSADDRYRVGSITKTFVATVLLQLEAEGRLSLDDRVEKWLPGLVRGNGHDGRRITLRQLLNHTSGVHDYTTDDGFVRDHFMKDGFFAHRYDTKKPRDLVAVAMRHEPEFAPGAGWSYSNTNYVLAGLVIEKVTGHPYGTEVERRIIRPLRLTATSVPGTRVTVPRPSSRAYGKLAETATGPTYDVTELNPSIAYAAGEMISDSKDLDRFYTALLRGRLLPREQLNEMTTTVPAFANIRYGLGLMRVELSCGVTVWGHGGGIHGSVSDVAVTRDGRHAVALNLNGDWAGGTEGVVEAEFCGEATGATATGATAIGRLH
- a CDS encoding ATP-binding protein, whose translation is MAGTGDDETQAGNRVDIDGDATGPVIAGNYNVVVDAQHGSTVTVLMDGRRPRPRRRDRIRLLPRRQGTPLGRDADLAAIAAALRGGDSVQLWGPPGVGKSALLRHAARTLDAGGDGVVFLDAARREPEDLAQDIFEACHSTGGYAPSRAELPQLMEGVEATVYIDNADYTADQLRTVMDAAPDALFVFAGREGTLQGADGRAHRVEGLTRDAAAALLARELGRPGDPDVVAALWEAASGTPLLLLRAAAVARLDPTGAAGLPRPGAVRELLHPLFDRLDEPSLRALHLLGTFRDAELDPEHIGALSGTPDAAALCAGLAGLGLTEETQLGYRVADGVVAALRERPGLRPYSLERLCAYFADWAARPETPAARVAGHARALEVLAELAEESGRADLVVRVVRAASPALARSLRFGVWGRLLDQGLPAAQRAGDRRAEAYFTHERGIRAVLTGNRVLAGVLLAEAGVLWHQLGDTQAADAAANAQQYVPQDAGPSGGGPPDGGPSEGPGEGVTDSPADGGSDLGSSGPDAGSLQDPAVGTAPGTPSPDPAPTPETGASMPPDPGSTAPDTPMVPSDPGTSAGGMPVDPGTGASSMTGTPPTGIGEASGAVASSAGAGGAGAAVALKVAAVIAAVVIGAVAVQQNRSSSESASDTPAVSIPTPTVEFAAPTDLVDATTDEPEPEPEPEPTGLAGTWNGSDGDTYVFTDAGFGTYTMADEDGCGNPTLTEFTGSGDTYSATAPGYAREPCDLVLGQIRTTITLDEDGDTAQVTQEVVSVVDRSARCTTCQSFTLTRAS
- the pepN gene encoding aminopeptidase N translates to MPGENLSRDEARERAALLAVDGYEVSLDVRSALGEGPGDGEPRTFRSVTTIRFRCAEPGASSFADLIAPSVTSVSLNGRDLDPSEVFDGSRIALEDLAAENELVVDAQCAYSRTGEGLHRFVDPEDGEVYLYTQYEPADSRRVFANFEQPDLKAPFRFEVRAPEQWTVWSNGAGELTDGVWRFAETKPISTYITCVVAGPYHYVTDSYTRELPDGGRLEIPLGAMCRKGLAPHFDADDVFLITKQGLDFFHDHFDYPYPFGKYDQAFVPEYNLGAMENPGLVTFREEYIFRGKVTRASYEGRANTILHEMAHMWFGDLVTMEWWDDLWLKESFADFMGAFANVGATRFKDAWITFANRRKAWAYRADQLPSTHPITADIRDLEDAKLNFDGITYAKGASVLKQLVAYVGQDAFLEGARRYFKRHAYGNTRLGDLLAVLEETSGRDMGAWARSWLQTAGVNALTPQVLLDADGRVDELAVVQEAAESHPELRPHRVAVGLYRRGADGALERYARAETDVDGPRTVVAELAGAEAPDLVLVNDDDLTYCKTRFDETSLATLREALGELTDPLARALCWSALWNMTRDGLLPAREFIGLVLRFGGRESDIGVLQMLHAWADSALTHYAAPEWREQGARLLTEGASQQLHAAGPGSEQQLAWARFFARVTDEQGLELLSGLLDGKRSVEGLVVDQELRWAFLEPLAAHGVVGESELADELARDDTASGKRHQVRCLAARPSEAVKAQAWAQVVESDALSNALVEATIGGFAQGSQRELIAPYTEKYFAAIARVWRERSIQIGMDVVRGLFPALQQSPATLDATDAWLTAHEDAAPALRRLVLESRDDLARALRAQACDATASTD